Within Deltaproteobacteria bacterium, the genomic segment ACCTGCTGTATCCTTGAATGGGTCGCCTACCGTATCACCTACAACCGCTGCCTTGTGTGCATCGGATCCCTTGCCTCCAAACATACCTGTTTCTATGTACTTCTTTGCATTATCCCATGCACCACCGCCGTTGTTCATAACCACGGCAAGCAATACGCCGGTAATTGTTCCAACCATTAGAAAACCTCCAACTGCCTGTGCACCAACATCAAACCTCTTAAAAATTAACCCTATAACAATCGGTGAAAGTATTGGCAGGATACCCGGAAGTATCATCTTCTTAAGGGCTGTCTTTGTAACAATATCAACTGTTCGTGCATAATCCGGCTTTGAAGTGCCTTTCATAATGCCCGGGTTTTCCTTAAATTGCGCCCTGACATCGCTTATTACCGAATACGCTGCTTTACCGACAGCACTTATTGCGAGCGATGCAAATATAAATACCAGCATTCCACCAAACATAGCAGCGACAAATATATGTACCTCTGCAAGATTGATGGTATGTGCCATAGTATAAATCTGTTGTGCAGTATAGCTTGCAAAGTTCTTTGATTTCTGCATCAATTCGCCGACATCGTCAAGGTATGCATTGAATAGCAGGAATGCCGCAAGTGCCGCACTGCCTATTGCATAGCCTTTTGTCAATGCCTTTGTTGTATTACCAACAGCATCAAGCCTGTCGGTCTTCTTCCTGATCTCTTCCGGCTGTTGTGACATCTCGATGATGCCTCCTGCATTATCCGTTATCGGACCGAATGTATCCATTGCAAGGATGTAAGCGGAGGTTGAAAGCATACCCATTGTTGCAATCGCAGTTCCAAAAAATCCGCCGCCTGATATAGCAACTTTTCCAGGATGCATTGCCATTTCGAGATCACTTCCCTTGATTCCAAAGTAGTAGGAAAGAATCAGTGCGATCGATATTACTATTACAGGCAGTACCGTATTCTCAAGTGCCACTGCAAAACCCGTAATAATAACGGTCGCAGGCCCTGTCTTTGCAGATTCTGCAATTGATTTAACAGGCCTGTATTTGTATTCCGTATAGTACTGTGTGATATACACAAACAGGATACTTGTTACAATACCAACCAGACCAGCGTAGAAGAACCATATATTCCCGTTAAGCATAAGGTCTGTTGCAGCGTAAAAACCGATTGCAGCAAGTATGCTTGTAAGAAAATAACCATTGTTCAATGCCTGCATAGGATCTCCATCTTCTTTTGTCTTTACAACCATAACGCCAAACATAGCTGCAATAAGACCGAATGCCCTTGCAAGCAGAGGAAACAGTATGCCCTTCAATCCAAAATGAGGATAAAGTGCTATTCCAAGTATCATGGCTCCAATGTTTTCTGCTGCGGTTGATTCAAATAAGTCAGCTCCCCTGCCTGCGCAGTCACCGACATTGTCACCGACAAGGTCTGCTATAACAGCAGGGTTTCTTGGGTCATCCTCAGGAATTCCCGCCTCTACCTTACCCACGAGGTCTGCACCGACATCAGCGGCCTTCGTATAAATACCGCCGCCAAGCTGGGCAAACAAAGCAACAAAACTGGCGCCAAATCCGTACCCAACAAGCATGTATGGTACATGGGTTGGATTACCAAGACCGCCGTATATCAAGAATAATATAGATATACCGAGCAAACTCATTGCAACAATTGTTATACCTGAAACAGCGCCCCCGCGTAGCGATACCTTCAATGCCTCATCAAGGCTCCGTGTTGATGCGGCTGCGGTTCTTACGTTCGATCTGATAGCAATATGCATACCCACATAACCTGCGAGTGCAGATGAGAATGAGCCGAATATAAAGGCTATGCCGGTTTTTATTGCAAGGCTTGTATCGTGCTGTACACCGTAGTATATACCAAAGATGATAATGGCTGTAAGAATCGCGAGTGATATAATCGTTTTGTACTGCCTGTTCAAAAATGCGACAGCGCCCTCTTTAATCGCGTTACTGATTTCCTGCATCTTCGGTGTTCCCATATCCTTTTTAAGAACCCACCTTGCCAACCAGCCTGCGTATCCCAGTGATACGAGACTGACCGCAATGATGCAAGTCAATATTATTTGAGCTTCTTGTCCCTGTGTCATACTTCCTCCTTCTTTATTTTTATATATTTTTTATAAACCAAGACAAAATCGTTTAACGCATCCATACCTTTAAATCCGGCAACAATCATCACCGACTCTAACAAAGCCCATCCTAAAAATATCCCCATAACAATCCCTCTTAAATCGGGGAATATAAACTGTATAAGCCACATAACGAATACTAAACTTGCTTCATACAAAGTAAATCGCATGTCAATCAAAAGTAAAGCAACCGTTATACATTGAGCAAAAGTTAGCAGCATTTCCATCTTCTGATAAGTATCAAAATGTATTGGCGATATGTGCCCGATCGAAACCGCATATATAAAAGGAAGCAGTGCCGGAAGAATTGTCAGTTGATTAATCGTTGATGAGGTTAAATTCATCAGCCCCATTGCTGCACCAGTCTTTTTTTTTGCCCAATAAAATGCACTTAGTTTTTCCGGAAACTCGGACAGGAAGGGCGCAACCCATTGAATGAATATAAAGTTTGAGACCCCGAGTGTAGCAGCTATGCCCATCATACTTCCTATAAATGGACCAACCACGAGTATAAGACCAAGCCCTCCTGCCAAAAATAGCATAACAATTGTGACAGTTCTCTGAAAAGGCTTCATGGATATAACTTTACGCGGG encodes:
- a CDS encoding sodium-translocating pyrophosphatase, giving the protein MTQGQEAQIILTCIIAVSLVSLGYAGWLARWVLKKDMGTPKMQEISNAIKEGAVAFLNRQYKTIISLAILTAIIIFGIYYGVQHDTSLAIKTGIAFIFGSFSSALAGYVGMHIAIRSNVRTAAASTRSLDEALKVSLRGGAVSGITIVAMSLLGISILFLIYGGLGNPTHVPYMLVGYGFGASFVALFAQLGGGIYTKAADVGADLVGKVEAGIPEDDPRNPAVIADLVGDNVGDCAGRGADLFESTAAENIGAMILGIALYPHFGLKGILFPLLARAFGLIAAMFGVMVVKTKEDGDPMQALNNGYFLTSILAAIGFYAATDLMLNGNIWFFYAGLVGIVTSILFVYITQYYTEYKYRPVKSIAESAKTGPATVIITGFAVALENTVLPVIVISIALILSYYFGIKGSDLEMAMHPGKVAISGGGFFGTAIATMGMLSTSAYILAMDTFGPITDNAGGIIEMSQQPEEIRKKTDRLDAVGNTTKALTKGYAIGSAALAAFLLFNAYLDDVGELMQKSKNFASYTAQQIYTMAHTINLAEVHIFVAAMFGGMLVFIFASLAISAVGKAAYSVISDVRAQFKENPGIMKGTSKPDYARTVDIVTKTALKKMILPGILPILSPIVIGLIFKRFDVGAQAVGGFLMVGTITGVLLAVVMNNGGGAWDNAKKYIETGMFGGKGSDAHKAAVVGDTVGDPFKDTAGPSIHVLIKLLATVTLVMAPLFL